The Gammaproteobacteria bacterium genome includes the window CCAACCGAACAACAACTCGAAGACATGAAATTCACATGGAAAATCGCCAAAAGAGTGAAATCCAATGCGATTGTTTATGGAAAAGATTTAATGACGATTGGTGTCGGTGCCGGGCAAATGAGCCGTGTTATGAGCGCTCGTATTGCCAATATTAAAGCCCATGATGCCGGTCTGAAAGTATCGGGTTCTGTGATGGCGTCGGATGCATTTTTCCCGTTCAGAGACGGAATTGACGAAGCTGCCGCCAGCGGAATTGCTGCTGTCATTCAACCCGGTGGCTCGATTCGAGACCAAGAAGTGATTGATGCCGCTAACGAACACAACATGGTTATGATTTTCACCGGCATTCGCCATTTCAACCACTAAAGAGAGCGATTATGCAAAACAAGGTATTAGTTATTGGTTCAGGTGGAAGAGAACATGCTTTAGCATGGAGACTGAGTCTATCGACAACTGTCAGTCAGGTTTTTGTCGCTCCGGGAAATCACGGAACTGCCAGAGAAAAAAATATTAAAAATGTAGATATTGACATTAATAACTTCAGAGTAATCATTACTTTTTGTAAAGACAATAATATTGATTTAGTTGTCGTGGGTCCCGAACAACCACTTTGCGATGGCATTGTTGATTCGTTGACTAATGCCGGTATTAACTGTTTTGGACCAACGGCTGATGCCGCTCAACTCGAAGGTTCAAAAACTTTCAGTAAAGAGTTTTTGCAGAAAAACAATATCCCGACAGCCGCTTATGAAAGCTTTACCAATCAGGACAAAGCCATTGATTATTTGCAAAAACAGAATCAATATCCGATTGTTATCAAGGCTGATGGCTTGGCTGCCGGAAAAGGAGTGGTAATTGCCGAAAATTTCAATCAGGCACATGACGCCGTCGCCGATATGCTTTCAAGCAATGTCTTTGGTGAAGCGGGTCATCGAATCATTATTGAGGAATTTTTACAAGGTGAAGAAGCCTCTTTCATTGTGATTTCAGATGGTGAGAACTTCATGCCAATGGCAACATCACAAGATCATAAAGCCAGAGATGATGGAGACAAAGGGCCCAACACCGGCGGAATGGGGGCCTACTCTCCGGCTCCTGTTGTTACAGATGAAGTTTTCCAAAAAACTATTGATTTAATTATCAAACCGACGATTCGTGGAATGAAACAACAAGGAACTCCATTCGTTGGGTTTCTCTATGCAGGCCTAATGATTGATAAAAATAACAACCCCAAAGTTCTTGAATTCAACGTCCGATTTGGCGACCCTGAAACTCAACCAATCATGATGAGACTCCAAAGCAATCTGGATGAGCTTTGTCTGGCTGCAATCAAAGGACAATTGGATCAATGCAAGGTTAACTGGAATCATCAAGCCTGTTTAGGTGTCGTTTTAGCTGAAAAAGGGTATCCCAATCATTATGAAAAAGGCTCTGAAATCTTGGGGTTAGAAAGTATTTCCCAAGACTCGTGTAAGGTTTTCCATGCCGGAACTGCTGAAAAAAGTGGCAAAATAGTGACTAATGGCGGACGTGTATTGTGTGTTTGTGCCCTTGCAGATACCATTAAAAATGCGCAGGAATCTGCATATAAATGTGTCGATAAAATCAATTGGAAAAGCAAGTACAATCGAACAGATATTGGCTTTAAAGCTATCAAAAGCGAGCGAAGTTAGACCTGTTGCATACTTACAACAAATTAGGGAAAAGCTTTAGTGATGTTTACATTAATTGACAAACTGTTGTATTTTTGTCATTATTTCCTCCTGATGAGGGTGATAAAATTACCAGTGTTTAAATATTTAAGAAACTTAATAAGTTGAAAAAGAAACTTTTCCAAAAAATAGCAGCGTTTTCCGTTCTGATAGGAACAGCTTGTTCGTCGTCGGCTTTTATGCTGTCACCGTCTCGCTATTCTCTGTCGAATCAATCCAATGCTTCAGCTGTTGATTTGAAAGGTTCTATGTATTTGGGTCAATGGCGTGAACAGATTTCATCACGATTAAATCCTAGTTATTTTGGCGACTTATCAAGATTGGGAAGCAGTTATATTTCAGTCTATAACACCGTAAGTGAGAATATTATAAGTGATTATAATTTAACCAGAGCCTTTATATCTGTGCCGGTTTTTGAAGACTATAACAATTTTTCCCTTCTTGGTAATGGTGAAATTTCATTTTTATTTTCTAATGAAACCGTTCAGGCAACGTCTTTTACAATTCAACAAATTTCAGATCAATATTTTTCTGGTCTCGCTCAGGGTTCAAGAAAAAGCAGCTATTCTCCAATCGTAGAGCAGCAGTTTTATGCACCGGGATATGTATATTCCAGTGACTACAACTCTTTCGGAATTTCGGCAGTTCTTGTGCAACAACGCTTTCTCGATAACTCTTTCGGCTCGGTAACAGTTGCCGATACCGATTCTTACTCGTTATCTAATGATGAGTCATTTTCCAGAACCAATAAAGGCACCGGATATCAATTGAGATACTCACAGAACCTGCCTTGGGGCATGAGTCTTGCTTTCGGGTATCAGAGCCGTGTTCACATGAACGAGTTTGATTTATATGGACAACAATACTCTGATTCCGGTGATTTCGATATTCCCAAAAATACCTCAGTTGCTTTAAATATGCCAATTGGACAATCTAATAATTTGTCTTTTTCTGCAAAAAACATTGCCTACAGTAGTATCGACACCAATCGCCAAACTGTTGACAGTTACGGCTATTCACAGCAGTTTCTAAATGTTTTTAATGGTATTTTCAGTCCAATTTTCAAACTGGATGATTTAACGGTTTATTCTGTCAGTTATGATAAAATGGTTCATTCAAACTTATCACTCAACTTCACTGTTACATCCAGACAACAAGCTCCTGCTACAGCTAAAGTCTTGAATGATATTCTTAAAAATGACACAGCAGCATTGAGTTATAAGATAAGTCTTTCAAAAGCTCTTATTGGTGGAGAGTTTAATCTTTCAGCGAGTTATGCCAATAAACCAATTCTGGTTGGTCAAACTGATTTTGGACGGGTCAACCGATTTTCTGCAGGAGATCATATCGAAGGTGTGATGTCTTGGAGTGTTCAATTCTAAAGTAATCTCGCCTCATTCAATAGATAGCAATTCTTTGAACACTGCTATAGAATGAAAACATTGCGCTAACAAATAAAATAATCACATGAACGTACTTTCCAGTTGGTTTAAAAGAAATTTTGATAATCCTCAAGTAGTGATTTTAATCAGTTTGTTAATCACATTATTCGCAGTGATTATATTCCTTGGTAAACCACTTGCGCCTTTTTTAAGTAGCGTAGTTCTCGCATATTTACTGGAAAGTGTGGTTTTACGTCTGGAAAAACTCAGAGTTCCAAGAATTTTATCCGTACTCATTGTGTTTTTATTATTCGTGGCTTTATTGATGTTTTTTATATTTTGGGTGATTCCTGTATTAATTACTCAAATTTCGGAATTAGTTCAGCAACTTCCGACTTATCTTGGTACGGGATTAGAGTTCGTCCGTAAATTACATGAAAACTATCCCAATATCATCTCAGAAGAACAAGCAACTTCTCTAACTTCTACCATATCCACTGAACTGACCCAACTCGGACAAGGTGTATTAACCAAAACTGTTTCATCGGTTTTTAGTGTGATTTCAATTGGGATTTTTATCGTTTTGACACCAATCTTGGTGTTTTTTATGCTTAAAGACAAACAAAATATTATCAAATGGATTTCTAAATTCACCCCAAAAGATTCCAGTTTGACCATGTCAATTTGGAATGAAGTGGATGAGCAACTTGGAAATTATGTCAAAGGCAAAGTTATGGAAATTTTTATTGTCGGACTAGTGACATATATCGTCTTTATTCTATTTAACCTCAAGTATTCAATATTATTAGCAACCTTAACCGGCTTTTCTGTTCTGATACCTTATATCGGAGCAGCATTGGTGACTGTGCCGATTGCTCTGGTTGCGTTCTTTCAGTTTGGTTGGACGCCTGATTTTGCCTGGATAATGGTTAGTTACGGCATTATTCAATTGCTTGACGGGAATGTCTTGGTACCTTGGTTATTCTCTGAAGTGAACAACCTCCATCCGGTTGCCATCATTCTGGCTGTGCTCTTCTTTGGAGGAATCTGGGGGTTTTGGGGTGTGTTCTTTGCTATTCCATTGGCAACAATGGTTAATGCGATTATCAACGCTTGGCCAAAGAAAGCAGAAACAGAAATCGCACTTGACTGAATATCAAGCTATTTAACTTGCCAGGTCAGTTGTAAGAATACTATCTAATTTACCGGATCGATCATGTTCGGATAAATCGTCATATCCGCCAACATGATAATCGCCAATAAAAATTTGAGGCACGGTGAAACGTCCTGATTTTTCAATCATTTCTTGTTTGAGAGAAGGGTTTTTGTCAACTCTGATTTCCTCGAATTCGACCCCTTTTTGCTTCAGCAAATGCTTGGCAGCAAAACAGTAAGGGCAAAATAGTGTTCCATAAAGTACAACTTTAGACATTTATTATTCCGGTCATTTTTTGCGATATTGTAACCCGTGGAATGTTAAAAATTGTTTAAATCAAGGCAATTATTTAAAAATCTTCGATAAAGCCCAATACATCAAGGTTAAGTAATGGTCGCAACCACGGCTTATCAAGATTCGTTGGAAGATTCACCTCGTTTTCAATTCCGGTTTGTTTGTCTTTATACAACCCAAATAAAACAACCCACCACTCCATTCCGGCTCGTGTTGTTTTAATAATAAGCACATCTTCTTTTCTCAGTTTTTTACTGACAACAAACTTAACTGCATTTTGAGGGGTACTAACTCCAATCAATTGATGAGACCACAGCTTGGCATAAGGGTTGCTATCGACAGGTGTATAATTATTTTGTGGCTGCTTTTGAGATTGTGCTACAGGTTCTGTTGCTGATTGCTCGGTCTCAACTGCATCTTCAACAACTTCGTCTTTGTTTACGACTTCTTCACGGGGCAGAATTGCTGAATAGAAATCATCTTGTTTAACCTGTTCTGCGGATTCAAATTTCGGAATGTCTATCGTTTTAATCACAATGTTTGATGGAGCTTCCTTTTCATACTTTTCAACGAGTTCGGCAGCCTTTTCATTAGCCTTTTGCTTTTCCGATTCAGGAGCGCAAACCCATTGTTTTGGTGTCGCATAACAAACAATATCAATGTCTTCAGACTTTTTTTCTGCCGCTACAGAAAAAGCCCAGCCCCCAAATAAACAAATCAGAATTTTTAACTCTGACAGTTTTCTAT containing:
- a CDS encoding AI-2E family transporter, which gives rise to MNVLSSWFKRNFDNPQVVILISLLITLFAVIIFLGKPLAPFLSSVVLAYLLESVVLRLEKLRVPRILSVLIVFLLFVALLMFFIFWVIPVLITQISELVQQLPTYLGTGLEFVRKLHENYPNIISEEQATSLTSTISTELTQLGQGVLTKTVSSVFSVISIGIFIVLTPILVFFMLKDKQNIIKWISKFTPKDSSLTMSIWNEVDEQLGNYVKGKVMEIFIVGLVTYIVFILFNLKYSILLATLTGFSVLIPYIGAALVTVPIALVAFFQFGWTPDFAWIMVSYGIIQLLDGNVLVPWLFSEVNNLHPVAIILAVLFFGGIWGFWGVFFAIPLATMVNAIINAWPKKAETEIALD
- the purD gene encoding phosphoribosylamine--glycine ligase, which produces MQNKVLVIGSGGREHALAWRLSLSTTVSQVFVAPGNHGTAREKNIKNVDIDINNFRVIITFCKDNNIDLVVVGPEQPLCDGIVDSLTNAGINCFGPTADAAQLEGSKTFSKEFLQKNNIPTAAYESFTNQDKAIDYLQKQNQYPIVIKADGLAAGKGVVIAENFNQAHDAVADMLSSNVFGEAGHRIIIEEFLQGEEASFIVISDGENFMPMATSQDHKARDDGDKGPNTGGMGAYSPAPVVTDEVFQKTIDLIIKPTIRGMKQQGTPFVGFLYAGLMIDKNNNPKVLEFNVRFGDPETQPIMMRLQSNLDELCLAAIKGQLDQCKVNWNHQACLGVVLAEKGYPNHYEKGSEILGLESISQDSCKVFHAGTAEKSGKIVTNGGRVLCVCALADTIKNAQESAYKCVDKINWKSKYNRTDIGFKAIKSERS
- the grxC gene encoding glutaredoxin 3; translated protein: MSKVVLYGTLFCPYCFAAKHLLKQKGVEFEEIRVDKNPSLKQEMIEKSGRFTVPQIFIGDYHVGGYDDLSEHDRSGKLDSILTTDLAS